In the Desulfitobacterium hafniense DCB-2 genome, CAGAGAATTGCCCGAGAACTAAACAACTCAGAGACAGCTTTTATTTTTTCATCCACATCACCGGACTATGATGTGGAAGTAAGGTTCTTTACGCCGACAACGGAGGTTCCTCTTTGTGGGCATGCAACAATTGCTGCACATTATGTCCGGGCAGTTGAAGGAGACGCCGTTTCAGGACGAGTGATGCAGAAGACTAAAGCGGGAATTTTGCCTGTTGACATTATTCAGGAGAATAGCAATTATTCTATTGTGATGACACAGGGAACTCCCGAGGTCGGAAAACCGTTTCGTTCTGAAGTGGTCGAATGGATTGCAGATGCCCTGGGGATAAGCGTTTGTGATCTCCATGAACATTGCCCGGTAGCTATCGCCTCCGCTGGTCACGCCAAGGTAATGGTCGGGCTCAAATCCAATAGTCAACTGCATAGTCTGCAGCCGAATCTTGCCAAGCTGTCCGCCATAAGCGAGGAAATCGGATGCAACGGTTATTATGTATTTACGCTGAATCCTCAAGATGAAGTTTTGGTTCACGGAAGAATGTTCGCCCCTGCAATTGGCGTCGCAGAAGATCCGGTTACTGGAAATGCAAATGGACCCCTTGGCATTTATTTGGTTCATTATGGAATTTGCAGGAATCTGGAAAGCAGTGATGCCTTTGAGTTTACAATAATGCAGGGTGAGGCAATTCAAAGAGATGGAACTATGCGTGTACATGTGAAGAAAGAAAACAATAAACCCGTACTTGTTCAGATAACAGGGGAGGCGGTCGTTGCTTTTTCAACTGAGATTGAGATTTAAGGCAGGCCAGCTGCGGCCGGATTTTAAAAATGGTCAAAGTGCCAAAACATTTGTCAAAGTCAAAGGTCAGATTTGGTCAAATTAATATTGAATTTTTTGGGTGAAAAAGTTATACTAATGTCAAAGAAGGTCAAGAATAGATACGGTAAGAGGGGATGCACAGTTCCTCTCCTCACCATATTATGGATTGAACCCTGTTGATGAATACCCAGGGAAAGAAACTATAAAACTAGGAGATGAAGGGAGGGGATGTCCCTTGCAATATAAGGATTATTATCAAATTCTCGGTGTAGATAAAAAGGCGACCCTTGAGGAAATCAAAAAGGCCTATCGAGGCCTGACCAAAAAATATCACCCGGACATTAATCCGGGCAACAAGGAAGCTGAGGAAAAGTATAAGGAGATCAATGAAGCCTACGAAGTTCTGGGGGATCCTGAAAAACGGGAGAAATACGACAACTTTGGCAATGAATTCAACTACCATAACGGCTATAATTTTGACCCCTCCCAATTTGGGTTCGGGAATGGCCAGTTTGAATTTAAGACTGCCGGAGCAGGTGATTACAGCGATTTCTTCAACCTCTTTTTTGGCGAAGGCGGTTTGGACGGCTTCTTTGGTCAAAAAGGTCCCCGCACCCGGGGAGCACGTTCCCAATTTGCCTATCCCGGGGAGGATATTGAGTCGGAGCTGCACATCACATTGGAAGAAGGCTTTCATGGCGCGGAAAAACAGCTCTCTCTAAGAGGCAGGAATGGACAGAAAAGTCTCTCTGTGAAAATTCCCAAGGGGATTAACGAAGGAGAAAAGATCCGGCTTAAAGGACAAGGTGAGCAAGGGATTAACGGCGGAGAAAACGGGGATTTATATCTCACTATTCGCTTACATCCCCATAGAAACTATATTCAGGAAGGAATTAATCTTACCACCACAGTGGATGTGCTCCCTTGGGATGCTGCTTTAGGATCGGAAGTAACCGTGAAAACCCTGGATTCCACCATCAAAGTCAGAATACCCCCAGGAATACAGACGGATAGTAAGATTCGCATCGCTGGCAAAGGATATATCGATCGTAAGGGGACCCGGGGAGACCTCTATATCAAAGTACGAATCATCAACCCGACCTCGATCAGCCCGGAAATGAAGAGCTTGTATGAAAAGCTAAAGGATTTGTCAAAGTAGCTGCTCAGTCGATATAATCTATAGGCGTATCCTCTTTAATGCCATAGCATTCTTTCATAAAGTAGGGCATATCATTCCAATTCCCCAGACCATAACCATAATAACTTGGAGGCACCTTTTTCAGGAGGAGGCCTCCTTTTTTTTCTGCCTCGTGGTATTCTTTGATGGCCTCCAGATTATAATTCTGCGGGATGGATGCTTGATAGTAGCCCTGGAGGGTAGCGCCAAAAACCAGGACCGAGATAAAGCAGAAAAATACACCCAGACTGGTTTGCATAAGTTTCAGCCTGCGCTGAGACTCCCTTTCATGATAAATCGAGTAGAGGCAATGAATGAGGGATAGTCCAAGGCACACAACGCCGACAAGGATAAGGGCTTTTTGCTGAAGACTTAAAGCAACCAAAAAGCAAGCCAAAACTAAATAAAGGATATTCTGACGAAAAGCAAGGACTGAATAGAAGATAAAGACACTTAAGAGGAGCAAAGAGGGAAACATGACCTTATAGGCTGCCGCAAAACGCGCATCCACAACGATCAGCATGATCTGGGCCCCTAGGGCATTAATGGTGTTGAAAAACAGGAAAGGAGCATTCTTTTTCATCAGCAGGACCACAGATAGATAGACTAAGGCAGAAAGGTAGAGAAAAACAAAAGCGATTACGCTTAACCCAGAAAAGGAACGAAGATTCTCATGAGTAAGTTCAAAGGGGATATTTTTGTACAGAAGAAAGTATATATACCCTATGAGAGCCACACCGAGAAGAACAGCAAAGGCCCGATTAAACAGGCGTTGTTTTCGGCCCAGAGGTCTGCCGTCCTCAAATTCAGGTGCAGCGGCTCTTGACCATTCCGAAGAGGAGAGGGTTGCCGCTATGGCAGGACAATCATCGGCCAGGGAGCCGGGACGGGAAAAGAGAACAAGCCAAAAAATACAGCTAAGGCTGATGAGCAGCACGAAAGGAGCCGCAGGTAAAGAGAAAATATTCGTCTTGATCAGCTCGGTTATGACGTCCATAAGCACAACCTCATTACCGGCCGTCTTCTCCCAGAGCAAACGCTTTAAAGAGCCATAGATGATCAGTGTATATCCTAATAACATGACTCCGTAAAGGGGAAGAAAGGTTCTGAAGGGTAACTTTCTGCGGATCAAAGAAAGATAGAGAGAGATCATTATTGTAAAGCCGATGCCGATCATTCCCGCCTGCTGCGTGGAGGAGCCGACAAAAAAGGCCAGAATCAGCAGCAAAACTTTTTCACCTCTACTCCCGGAACTTATCCGGGTGTAGAGCAGATAGGCATAGACCAGAACAAGGGCCATGGGATAGAGATAATTAAAGGCACAGGCAGCATAATAAATGGTCGTATGAGCAATCTTCAGAGGCAACAAGAGAAAGAACAAGGAAGCACAGAGCAGGGCAAGCCCCAAAGCAGGATTGCCCTTTTTTCCCTGGCGCGAGGAATAGGAGAAAGCAGCCATTTTGGCCAGGATGTAGACTGTCAGCATCAAGATAAGAGGATTGAGAATGCGGAAAAACTCTATCTGGGGTTTAAGGGCCAGAACCATTGCGCCGCCGATCCAGACCCGCCCATTGGAGTTCAGTTCATCCAGGAGAGCTTCGGGAAGGTAATTCAGCCCGTATTGAGCATCCCGGCTGTAGTATAAATCATCAGCATAAAGGAAAATGTAACGATGAATCCAGAGCATAGCGAAAAGGAAAACAAGGAGCATCAGCCACTCTCTCCTTAATAAACTGGCTCTGGCTTGCCAATAAGCACGTAGATTCTTAACCAAAGTATCACTCCAATTAAAGGAATTGTTTAAAAAAGCAAGCAATGCGTCAATAATTTAATTAGGGCAATTTTCGACCTGCTCAATACGATAATTTTGGGGGCAGTTCATTGATTTCCATCATCCTACCTGTATACAACGAGGAAAAGCAAATCTATGTCAATGTCCAAAGAATCCGTTCAATTTTATTAGGTGCCAAGATCAAGCATCAGCTGATCATCATTGACGATGGGTCAACGGATGGTTCATGGTCAGAGCTGCAGCGATTAGCCGAGGATTTTAATAATGTACTCCTTCTCAAATTCAGCAGGAACTTTGGCAAAGAGGCTGCTTTATGTGCCGGACTGGAGACCGCCACAGGAGATGCCTGTGTGATCCTTGATGCGGATCTTCAGCACCCTCCTGAATACATTCCGGAAATGATCCGCCTCTGGCGGGATGAAGGGTATGAAGTGGTTGAAGGAATCAAAGCCACCCGGGGCAGGGAAACGATGTGGGGAAAAATAGCCGCCTTGACCTATTACAGACTGTTTAATAAAGCTACTGGCATTAATCTAACCAATGCCTCGGATTTTAAACTCTTAGACCAGAAAGTAGTGGAGACTTGGAAAACCCTTAAAGAAAAGGATACCTTTTTCCGCGGCATGTCGGCTTGGCTGGGGTATAAACGAATCCAGATTCCTTTTCCGGTTCAGGAGCGAAGGGAAGGGAAATCCAAGTGGTCCTTGCCAAGCTTGTTTAAGCTGGCTATTGATTCCATTACTTCCTTCAGTGCCATGCCTTTGCAAATCATCACCGGACTGGGGATCGGGCTGCTGCTTTTCGATGTGGTCCTAGTAGGGCAGACTCTGTATATGAAGTTCAGCGGTCAGGCCTTTACAGGGTTTACCACAGTGATCATTCTGATCCTGGGCATCGGCAGTTGTGTCATGATCAGTCTTGGCATTATCGGCATCTATATCTCAAAAATCTATGATGAAGTCAAAGGAAGACCCCGCTATATCATCTCCGAACAGAAAAAAAGTGTACTCAAAACGATCCGCAGAAAAATCCAGTAAACTGGAATTTCCGGACTGAGGCTGGGGAGGGGAATATCATATTTTTCAAATACGTCATTGTCGGCGGTTCCACAGCCCTTTTGGAACTGCTCCTATTCCTTGGCTTACGGCGGGGCGTCGGTTTCGATCTGGCATCGGCAAATATTCTCGCCATGGGAATTGCCACCGGAGTCAATTTCTTAATGAACCGGAATTGGTCCTTTCGCAGCAGTACCAGGGTAAGCCGCAGTTTTGTCTTATATATCTCCCTGATCCTGTTCAATATGGTTTTTACCACTTGGCTGATCGCACTTTTGGTAAGCTGGGGAGTGAGCGACTTTTGGGCTAAATTTATGATGATGGCCGCGGCAACACTTTGGAATTTTGCACTCTATAGGAAAGTGATTTTTACTTAAGAAAGAAGATTTAAAAAAGCACCGATGAGTTCAAAAGCTGTTCATGAACTGCCGGTGCTGCTTTTGCTGTTATGGGATTATCAATGGGCTCTTTGGCACATTTCTATTTTTGTCAAAGGATTATGTGAAAGACCAGGTGAGGGCAGGTTATGATCGAAAATTCCCTTCAGCTCCGGTGGAAGGACAGTATCCATCAAGGCCGCCAACTCCTCAGGGGGCTCTCTCATACCTTTCTCCCCCCAGATAAACATACATTGTGAGGTAAGCAAGGCTGCCGCATCAATTTGAAAAAGCAAGGCTTTCGTGGGTGAAAGCTTTATGTAGTTAGTCAGCGTTCCGGTATAGATGTCCCTTGAGCGGCGATAGGCATATTTGCCGATGGCATTGTAGTCCTCAGAATGGGCAGCATAAACATACACGGAGCGTTCTTTATACAGTTCGGCAAATAATTTAATATGGGCTTGCAGCCAGGTCAGGGTACGGCCGATTTGCAGGAGAGTATCTTCAGCTAAAAGATCAAAATGCCAGTTAACAACAGAATACTTATCGTGAAAATAGCGGTAAAACGTCTGACGGGATACATGGCTCTCTTCGCAGAGCTGTTTAGTGCTAATAGAATCAAGGTTGGTTTTTTCGAGAAGACAACCAAGAGTGTGAAAAATGCGCCACTGTACTTCATGGTACTCTTGCATCACTTGTTGCTCCTTATTATGATTTCTACGGGAAACTTGAGACACTTTAAGCAATCTGTAACTTCTATTTGGCAGGTGAGCTTGTTACTATTATAACATAGTATTTGGGTTTTTGAAGGATAATCATATAAAATTATACTAAATTGTAAATTAATGATAATTGAAGAGATTATTATCACTAACACATTAAGATGCCGAGTGGAGGTGATGTCTTAAAGAAATGGGGTTTAAGATGGAACTAAACCGAATAAGGAAAAGGAGAGAAAAACCATGGTTGAGAAAAAAACGGCTACTGAAGAAAAAAGTTTATCCCGGAGAGATTTTTTGCGCAACACCGGTATTTTGGCCGGAGGAGCTGTTCTCGGCACCGGTCTGTTAGCCGGTTGTTCAGACAGTGCCGCCAAGGCGGAGGCTCCGCCTCCGGTTGAGCAAACCTGGGATTATGAAGCCGATGTCGTCATCATTGGTCTGGGGGGCGCAGGTGCATCGGCAGCCATTGAAGCTCACGATGCCGGCGCCAAAGTTCTCGTTATCGAAAAGCAGGCAGAAAAGACTCATTACCCCAATACGAGAATGAGCGGCGGCGTATGGCATAACCCTGATCCAATGGGCGATAGGGGAGCCCGGGTTGAGTATATCAAAGCTATGATGAGCGGGGAAAATATTCCTTGGAAGAACGAAGGCGAGCAGGAACATGTATCCGCTGAAATGGCGGAAATGTTTGCCGACGGTATTATGGATGTAGAAAACTTCCTGATGACCCAGGCTCCTGACCTCGATCCCGCCGGCATGGCACCCGGAGGGGAGGCATCCTTCCCGATGTTCCCGAAGTTTAAGGAAGCCAAATACGGCAAAACCATTAATACCCGCTATAAGGATTTTCAGAATGCTGATGACAATGTCCCGGCCTATGAGCAGCCCAAAGAGCAGAAATCCGCAGGGGAAGCATTCTATTGGGCCCTTGTTGAAGAGGGAATCAAAGGAAAACGTCCGGAAATTCAGATTTTATTCAGTACCCCGGCCAAAAGGTTAATTCAAGGGGAGAACGGTGAAATCCGTGGGGTTATCGCTACCCAAGGCGATAAGGAAATCAAAGTTAAGGCGAAAAGGGCAGTCGTGCTGTCCAGTGGCGGATATGAATATAATCTCCCCATGCGCAGAGCTTTCCTGGAAGGTCCCGGAGTAACAGGGTGGGGATTTTACGGATCACCGGATAATACGGGTGACGGCATTGAAATGGCTATCCTGGTGGGCGCCGGTTTGGTCAAAGTGGCTAAAGCAGCCTCTCGGATTGAGTCAGCCTTCCCCCACGGGAAGAATTGGGATGAAAAAGGCCTCAAAATGGGTTCCAACACCAGCGTAACCTCTTCGAAGAACAGTGTCATCGTCGATAACTTCGGCAAGCGCTATACTGATGAACACATCATCACCGATTCCACACGCCCCTATCGTTATCAATTCTATAAAGAAGCTGTCCATTATGATCTCTTAACCATGAACTACCCCCGGATTCCCAGCTGGATCATCTTTGATGAAACCCGCAGAACCTCCAGTCCGGTGGTAGGAACCAGCGGCTCAACCGTGGGTTATGGCTTCCTGCCTTGGAGTAAGGATAATTTAGATGCCATCCAACGGGGCTGGATCCTTAAAGCCGATACCCTTGAAGAATTAGCGGCCAAGATCAAAGCCGATCCGGAAAACCGTGAGCTTATTGATACGCAAACTCTGATCGACAATGTGAAGAAATTTAATGAATACTGTGCTGTCGGTGTAGATAAAGACTTTGGCAGAACTCCTGCCACCATGGGTCCCGTTGAGAAACCGCCTTTCTATGCTATGAAGCTGTATCCGGGAGGACCAAACACTAAGGGTGGTATTGATGCCAATGCCAAGCGGGAGGCCCTTGATTGGAATGCCAAGCCCATACCAAGACTTTACACAGCCGGTGAAATATCTTCAGTCTTTAAGTTTACTTATCAAGCCGGCGGCAATTTGACCGAATGTATCGTCTGCGGACGGGTGGCAGGTAAGAATGCCGCCGGACAGACCCCGTGGTCATAAGCTTAAAATAATCAAAGGGATGAGGGCCAAAGCTTCCGGCCCTCTTTCCTGACTCGACTTTATCATCAAGGAGAATGGTGCAATGGGAGACTATACACAAGCTGAGACAAAACGGCAGACCCGGATTGAAATCCTGAATCTCCGCCCTGAAGAAGTAGATGCGGGAAAGGAGCTATGGCTGCAAGTCAGGGTGATCAGCGAGGCTCATGACGACCTTTTAGGTTGCAGGATTCAGGTCATGGATCTTTTTAATCATAGTGTAGCTGAAACTGAGTTGGCAGTTCTTGACGGAATAAGCAATGATACCCATGAATTTTCACTGCCAGCGCCCCAAGACCCTGGCGAATACACTTGGACCGTGCTCTTTTCCAATCAAGAAAAGGAAGGCACTTCTTTTGCGGGAAGTTCCGGGCAATTGTCCTTTATAGTAAAACCCCATCGGATCACCTTAAACGTCTGGGGGGTGCCCTCCCCGGTCCCTCAGGGTGAAACCTTCAAAGTCAGTATTGGCGCCAAATGCTCTGCCGGTTGCTCTCTGGCGGGCCTTCCTTTAGTCATCGAGGATGACAATCATCGTGTGGTTTACGGACATTTGGGGGAAGCAGTATTGCCCCAGACCAATGGAGTCTATTGGACAGAACAAGAGCTCAGTTCCCCAGAAGAAGAAACCCTCCATAAATGGGTGATCCAATGCTGCACACAGGAACTGGAGATTCAACACCACGCTCAGCCGGAGACCTTTTTATGCCGTACCACCAAGCCCTCTGAACATCAAGTCATGATTGAGGTCCTCGACAAATATGAGCAAACCCCCATTGCTAAAGCCTATGTGATGCTGGGCTTATACAAAGCAACCACCGATGCCAATGGGGTGGCCGTATTAGAAGTGCCTGAGGGCAGGCAGGAATTGTATGTAACCAAAGATGATTTCTTGTCTTTTCAGACTTCCTTTGTGATCAGCAAAGGAATCGCGATCAAGGCAGAGCTGGAATATTGCCCAATATTGTAGCCAAAAGAAAATCTTCATTCCTAAGGAGTGGTTAAACTGAAAAGACAGAATCGATTACGGATGATGGCACTTATCATCATGTTTCTGGCTATCGGCGTGATTGCCGGATGTTCAAACACTGCGGATACTCCTCCCCAAACCACGGATACCGCACAGACTCCAACACCACCGACCACAGGAGAACCCACTGCACCGGCGACGGACACCAAGGATTGGTGGACACCGGATATGGACTGCGCTCTCTGCCATGCCAGCAATGTAGAATCTATGCAGAACACCAAGCTTACCATCTCGGCTCATGCTCAGGAAGGACAAAACTGTGTGGACTGTCATGGCTTGGAAACCCTCCAGGAAGCCCATCAAGGCGCCACAACAGTCCCCGGCAATATCACCGTAAGAATGCCCAAAGAGATGTGCTTCCAGTGCCATGGTTCCTATGAAGAGATAGCCGCTCTTACGGCAGACAGCACCGTACTGCCTAAGAAAGATGGCGGTTATGCCAATCCCCATGTTCGCCCCAATGAAAACCATGATGCTGATGTAGAGTGTTATAAATGCCATAAAATGCATAAGGAATACGACAATAGAGCCGAATGTTTAAGTTGTCATCATACGGGCGAGCTTACTTGCTATACATGCCACTGATATATATGGGCAAAACAGAGTCAGGACTATCTCCAAAATGGAGATGCCTCACTCTGTTTTTGTTTCTCATTTTTATTTCTTAATGGAAGCTATTCTTAACATGACTTTCTATTCATCTATTCCAGTTCAAAAGGTACAATATAGATCTGCTCGCCTATTTTACGGGCTTTAATCAACTCGCAGTGTCTTAATATGGCAATCTGTTTATCGAGCTCCCATTCCTTCAGGTTAAACAAAGTCATCAACTCAGGCCGGGTAAGTTTTCCGCTCTCCTTAATTCGGTTATACATAGTGGACTGGAGTTCGGTGAGCCCGTCGGCTCCGCTTTCTCTGGAGAGCTGGCGATGGGTTTTAGCGGAATGGACTGCGGCTACATCACAGGACTTGGGCGGCTGCAGAGCACCTATATAGCAATCTTCACAAAGGATCTTGCCTCGATGGTCAAAGCTTTCACCGTCAGGGATGAGATCACCGCATCGTTCACAATTCATAGAGCACTCCTCCTTAAATAAAAATTAATACATAACCTAAATATAATAATTAAACATTTCCAAGGTAATTCCTTCAAAATTCAGACAACTATTCAAGGTAAATCCCTTTCCATAGATATTCCCATCGTAGGATGTTAAAATAATCTATACTCTTAATTGTCATACTCTTATTTGTCCAAAAAAGTAAACGAGGAGAAATTTCTATGAGTCTTACTATTGCCAATCAATCCGACGTCTTTAAATTTGCTCTTGTTCTCTATGACTATCTCATGCAAAAGGGACAAACGAAAGAAGCTTATGATTTGAGCCTGTTGGTAGACTCCTGTTATAGCAATGATAGATACGCTCTAAAGGCTCATCTCCAGGCTTTCATACAAATACAGGAAAAAGTACAGGCTTTGCCTCTTCCATACCAGCATGCTCTTGAGGAAGCCATAACCTATATTGCTCAGGAGCTGAAGGTTGGGAAAGCTAAGGAGGTCCCGAAAGGCTGCGGGGCTGTTGCGGATACTGGAGAGTGCCGGGAAAACACGGCAACGGCTCAAGAATTTCAGGAATTTCAGGAAATTGAACTAAAACTCAAGGTGCCTAATCCCCAACTGGGGGAGATGATACTTCAGGACCCTTTAATTAAGGAGTTAAGCCGGGATTTCCAGCTCCGGGTCAGGGAATATGAGACAACCTATTATGACACTCCCAGCCATCTGCTCATCAATCATCAAGTATGTTACAGAATACGGAATTTCGCAGGGATGTATATCGCCGCTATCAAAGGATTCGGTTCTTCCCGGAAGGGGCTGTCCATAAGAAGTGAATGGAATCGGCAACTACCGGAGAACGCCCCCACGCTGGAGCCTTTTCTGGATTTGGCCATAGGCCGGGAGTTGGAGAGCCTTATTAAAGATGAAGAACTTCTCCCCATATTCTGCACCCGCTTTAAGCGCAGCACCCTTGACCTCATCGGCCAGGACGGCAGCCGCATTGAGTTAGCTCTGGATATCGGGGAGATCGTAGCAGGCAGTAGAAGGGAATCTATCTGCGAGCTTGAACTTGAACTTAAAAGCGGTCAAGTGGAGGATGTGGTGAGATTAGGAGAGGCCCTTTCTGAAGCCTATCGGCTAACCCCTGAAGAGCGAAGCAAATATCAACGGGGCCTGATGCTTGCGGGACTCATGTCCTCTGAAATTTAAGCTTCGCAGCAACAGAATTTTCTGTGGGCTTACGTCTATATATTTGGCAAGCGCAGTAAATGGTCTGAGGAGGAGCTTATGAATAAACTAACTAAAACGGCAGGAATAGTTGCCCTTGGCTTATCTTTAATCTTAACGGGCTGCTCCGCTTTTCCCGGTCAAAGCAAGGGCGATCCGCAGCCCGTCGATCAGGCAGGCTCAAAGGAGCCTGATTCGGCCGATTTAACTGACCAACAAAAGAGTAAAGCCAGGGAGAAGATTGAATCCGCCCTGAATGCCAATCAGGAAATTTTCCAGATCACCTGGTCTCCCGACCAGGAGCAAGTGCTCTATATCCAGCCTGGCGGTGCCAGTAAAAAGGGCCTGGACGAAGCTTACCTTTGGCAGATCGGGAAAGAAGAGGCTCGGTTTGTCAGGGATGTTCAGCCCACAGTCCGCAGCTTATCCTGGTCTCCTGACAGCAAGCACTTTATCATCAGCGAGAAATTGGCTGAAGGAGCCATCAACAGCATTGTCAATGCTGAGACCTTGCAGGAAAGCCCTTTTAAACCCAAGAGCATGGATACCCCTGTCTGGAAACCGGACAGCACAGCTATCGCTTACGGCAATGAATTCCATGAGTATGGCGAAACCTGGGGCTTTTTAGAAATCTATACTCTGGGCGATCAGGACAGCGACTATCTCTGGAAAGCGAAAGACACTTACTATAGGGTAGAGTCCTGGGATCAGGAGGGGAATATCAACTATACTGAAGAAGACATTCCCGGGCAGAAGACCCAAAAGAAGAGCACCCAAAACATCCGCCCCAGCATTTCCGGTGTCCATCTGGGGGACACCAGAGAACAGGTGATGGCAGCCTTAGGGAAGAACTATCAGGAAACAGCACCCAGCGGCGAAACGGGACATTTTCCTGAGCCGGTCTACCGTTGGGATTACGAAGGAATCAAGGTCTTTATCGGGGCGGATTCAGGGAAAGTCTTGGAGATCAATGCCAC is a window encoding:
- a CDS encoding PhzF family isomerase, which gives rise to MMKKYRIYQVDSFTRQRFHGNPAGVVPNADGLTEEQMQRIARELNNSETAFIFSSTSPDYDVEVRFFTPTTEVPLCGHATIAAHYVRAVEGDAVSGRVMQKTKAGILPVDIIQENSNYSIVMTQGTPEVGKPFRSEVVEWIADALGISVCDLHEHCPVAIASAGHAKVMVGLKSNSQLHSLQPNLAKLSAISEEIGCNGYYVFTLNPQDEVLVHGRMFAPAIGVAEDPVTGNANGPLGIYLVHYGICRNLESSDAFEFTIMQGEAIQRDGTMRVHVKKENNKPVLVQITGEAVVAFSTEIEI
- a CDS encoding DnaJ C-terminal domain-containing protein: MQYKDYYQILGVDKKATLEEIKKAYRGLTKKYHPDINPGNKEAEEKYKEINEAYEVLGDPEKREKYDNFGNEFNYHNGYNFDPSQFGFGNGQFEFKTAGAGDYSDFFNLFFGEGGLDGFFGQKGPRTRGARSQFAYPGEDIESELHITLEEGFHGAEKQLSLRGRNGQKSLSVKIPKGINEGEKIRLKGQGEQGINGGENGDLYLTIRLHPHRNYIQEGINLTTTVDVLPWDAALGSEVTVKTLDSTIKVRIPPGIQTDSKIRIAGKGYIDRKGTRGDLYIKVRIINPTSISPEMKSLYEKLKDLSK
- a CDS encoding DUF6056 family protein — its product is MVKNLRAYWQARASLLRREWLMLLVFLFAMLWIHRYIFLYADDLYYSRDAQYGLNYLPEALLDELNSNGRVWIGGAMVLALKPQIEFFRILNPLILMLTVYILAKMAAFSYSSRQGKKGNPALGLALLCASLFFLLLPLKIAHTTIYYAACAFNYLYPMALVLVYAYLLYTRISSGSRGEKVLLLILAFFVGSSTQQAGMIGIGFTIMISLYLSLIRRKLPFRTFLPLYGVMLLGYTLIIYGSLKRLLWEKTAGNEVVLMDVITELIKTNIFSLPAAPFVLLISLSCIFWLVLFSRPGSLADDCPAIAATLSSSEWSRAAAPEFEDGRPLGRKQRLFNRAFAVLLGVALIGYIYFLLYKNIPFELTHENLRSFSGLSVIAFVFLYLSALVYLSVVLLMKKNAPFLFFNTINALGAQIMLIVVDARFAAAYKVMFPSLLLLSVFIFYSVLAFRQNILYLVLACFLVALSLQQKALILVGVVCLGLSLIHCLYSIYHERESQRRLKLMQTSLGVFFCFISVLVFGATLQGYYQASIPQNYNLEAIKEYHEAEKKGGLLLKKVPPSYYGYGLGNWNDMPYFMKECYGIKEDTPIDYID
- a CDS encoding glycosyltransferase family 2 protein, translating into MISIILPVYNEEKQIYVNVQRIRSILLGAKIKHQLIIIDDGSTDGSWSELQRLAEDFNNVLLLKFSRNFGKEAALCAGLETATGDACVILDADLQHPPEYIPEMIRLWRDEGYEVVEGIKATRGRETMWGKIAALTYYRLFNKATGINLTNASDFKLLDQKVVETWKTLKEKDTFFRGMSAWLGYKRIQIPFPVQERREGKSKWSLPSLFKLAIDSITSFSAMPLQIITGLGIGLLLFDVVLVGQTLYMKFSGQAFTGFTTVIILILGIGSCVMISLGIIGIYISKIYDEVKGRPRYIISEQKKSVLKTIRRKIQ
- a CDS encoding GtrA family protein, translating into MVGGSTALLELLLFLGLRRGVGFDLASANILAMGIATGVNFLMNRNWSFRSSTRVSRSFVLYISLILFNMVFTTWLIALLVSWGVSDFWAKFMMMAAATLWNFALYRKVIFT
- a CDS encoding TetR/AcrR family transcriptional regulator, coding for MQEYHEVQWRIFHTLGCLLEKTNLDSISTKQLCEESHVSRQTFYRYFHDKYSVVNWHFDLLAEDTLLQIGRTLTWLQAHIKLFAELYKERSVYVYAAHSEDYNAIGKYAYRRSRDIYTGTLTNYIKLSPTKALLFQIDAAALLTSQCMFIWGEKGMREPPEELAALMDTVLPPELKGIFDHNLPSPGLSHNPLTKIEMCQRAH
- a CDS encoding FAD-dependent oxidoreductase codes for the protein MVEKKTATEEKSLSRRDFLRNTGILAGGAVLGTGLLAGCSDSAAKAEAPPPVEQTWDYEADVVIIGLGGAGASAAIEAHDAGAKVLVIEKQAEKTHYPNTRMSGGVWHNPDPMGDRGARVEYIKAMMSGENIPWKNEGEQEHVSAEMAEMFADGIMDVENFLMTQAPDLDPAGMAPGGEASFPMFPKFKEAKYGKTINTRYKDFQNADDNVPAYEQPKEQKSAGEAFYWALVEEGIKGKRPEIQILFSTPAKRLIQGENGEIRGVIATQGDKEIKVKAKRAVVLSSGGYEYNLPMRRAFLEGPGVTGWGFYGSPDNTGDGIEMAILVGAGLVKVAKAASRIESAFPHGKNWDEKGLKMGSNTSVTSSKNSVIVDNFGKRYTDEHIITDSTRPYRYQFYKEAVHYDLLTMNYPRIPSWIIFDETRRTSSPVVGTSGSTVGYGFLPWSKDNLDAIQRGWILKADTLEELAAKIKADPENRELIDTQTLIDNVKKFNEYCAVGVDKDFGRTPATMGPVEKPPFYAMKLYPGGPNTKGGIDANAKREALDWNAKPIPRLYTAGEISSVFKFTYQAGGNLTECIVCGRVAGKNAAGQTPWS
- a CDS encoding cytochrome c3 family protein encodes the protein MMALIIMFLAIGVIAGCSNTADTPPQTTDTAQTPTPPTTGEPTAPATDTKDWWTPDMDCALCHASNVESMQNTKLTISAHAQEGQNCVDCHGLETLQEAHQGATTVPGNITVRMPKEMCFQCHGSYEEIAALTADSTVLPKKDGGYANPHVRPNENHDADVECYKCHKMHKEYDNRAECLSCHHTGELTCYTCH
- a CDS encoding CYTH domain-containing protein, whose product is MSLTIANQSDVFKFALVLYDYLMQKGQTKEAYDLSLLVDSCYSNDRYALKAHLQAFIQIQEKVQALPLPYQHALEEAITYIAQELKVGKAKEVPKGCGAVADTGECRENTATAQEFQEFQEIELKLKVPNPQLGEMILQDPLIKELSRDFQLRVREYETTYYDTPSHLLINHQVCYRIRNFAGMYIAAIKGFGSSRKGLSIRSEWNRQLPENAPTLEPFLDLAIGRELESLIKDEELLPIFCTRFKRSTLDLIGQDGSRIELALDIGEIVAGSRRESICELELELKSGQVEDVVRLGEALSEAYRLTPEERSKYQRGLMLAGLMSSEI